One Novosphingobium sp. G106 DNA segment encodes these proteins:
- a CDS encoding SgcJ/EcaC family oxidoreductase, with amino-acid sequence MERPEDAPSAFQAAWNAHDMAALGALFHDDATFVNRFGHYVRGVDEIIALHAPIHETIYRDSTLENELVDLVPIADGAVILHFWSRLAAGLAHPAGPHEVDTMILAVITRGEGTWRIQALENVTLTNPRTGETVLRG; translated from the coding sequence ATGGAAAGGCCGGAGGATGCGCCCTCGGCCTTTCAAGCCGCCTGGAACGCGCACGACATGGCGGCGCTCGGCGCGCTGTTTCACGACGATGCGACTTTCGTGAACCGTTTCGGGCACTACGTGCGCGGGGTGGACGAGATCATCGCGCTGCACGCCCCGATCCACGAGACGATCTACCGCGATTCCACGCTTGAAAACGAGCTTGTCGATCTGGTGCCGATCGCGGACGGCGCAGTGATTCTGCATTTCTGGAGCCGGCTGGCAGCCGGCCTGGCCCATCCCGCCGGCCCGCATGAAGTCGATACCATGATTCTCGCGGTGATCACGCGGGGTGAAGGAACCTGGCGTATCCAGGCTCTCGAGAACGTCACCCTCACGAACCCGCGGACTGGCGAGACCGTCCTGCGCGGTTGA
- the guaA gene encoding glutamine-hydrolyzing GMP synthase, translating into MSVQPSDSILIVDFGSQVTQLIARRVREAGVYSEIAPFGSAEAAFERMQPKGVILSGSPASVLDADGPRIPEAILESGLPILGICYGQQALMHQLGGEVLLGDSGEFGRAFIEINDRCALFDGLWSEGETHQVWMSHGDKVTQLAPGFRSVAASPGAPFAVIANDAKRIYAMQFHPEVVHTPDGGRLLKNFVRHVCGLSGDWTMAEFRKTKIEEIRAQVGKGRVICGLSGGVDSAVAALLIHEAIGDQLTCVFVDGGILRMGEAEQVVSLFRGHYNIPLVHVDASTLFLNGLAGVTDPEQKRKFIGKTFIDVFEAEANKIGGAEFLAQGTLYPDVIESVSFTGGPSVTIKSHHNVGGLPERMNMQLVEPLRELFKDEVRVLGRELGLPEIFVGRHPFPGPGLAIRIPGEVTRERCDILRKADAVYLEEIHNAGLYDAIWQAFAVLLPVKTVGVMGDGRTYDNVCALRAVTSTDGMTADIYPFDAAFLSRVATRIINEVKGINRVVYDYTSKPPGTIEWE; encoded by the coding sequence ATGAGCGTACAGCCTTCGGATTCCATCCTCATCGTCGATTTCGGCAGCCAGGTGACGCAGCTGATTGCGCGCCGCGTTCGCGAAGCCGGGGTCTATTCCGAAATCGCACCCTTCGGCTCGGCCGAGGCTGCCTTTGAGCGGATGCAGCCCAAGGGCGTGATCCTTTCGGGATCGCCGGCCTCGGTGCTCGATGCCGACGGCCCGCGCATACCCGAGGCGATCCTCGAAAGCGGCCTCCCTATCCTCGGCATCTGTTACGGCCAGCAGGCTCTGATGCACCAGTTGGGCGGCGAAGTGCTGCTCGGCGATAGCGGCGAGTTCGGCCGCGCCTTCATTGAGATCAATGACCGCTGCGCGCTGTTCGACGGCCTGTGGAGCGAGGGCGAGACACACCAGGTATGGATGAGCCATGGCGACAAGGTCACCCAGCTCGCCCCCGGGTTCCGCTCGGTCGCGGCGAGCCCCGGCGCGCCTTTCGCGGTGATCGCCAACGACGCCAAGCGCATCTACGCGATGCAGTTCCACCCCGAAGTCGTGCACACGCCCGACGGCGGCCGGCTGCTCAAGAACTTCGTCCGCCACGTCTGCGGCCTTTCGGGCGACTGGACGATGGCCGAGTTCCGCAAGACCAAGATCGAGGAAATCCGCGCCCAGGTCGGCAAGGGCCGAGTGATCTGCGGGTTGTCGGGCGGGGTCGACAGCGCCGTCGCCGCGCTGCTGATCCACGAGGCGATCGGCGACCAGCTGACCTGCGTCTTCGTCGACGGCGGCATCCTGCGCATGGGCGAGGCCGAACAGGTCGTCTCGCTGTTCCGCGGCCACTACAACATCCCGCTGGTCCACGTCGATGCCTCGACGCTTTTCCTCAACGGCCTCGCCGGCGTCACCGACCCCGAGCAGAAGCGCAAGTTCATCGGCAAGACCTTCATCGACGTGTTCGAGGCCGAGGCGAACAAGATCGGCGGCGCCGAATTCCTCGCCCAGGGCACGCTCTATCCCGACGTGATCGAGAGCGTATCGTTCACCGGCGGCCCTTCGGTGACGATCAAGAGCCACCACAACGTCGGCGGCCTGCCAGAGCGCATGAACATGCAGCTCGTCGAGCCGCTGCGCGAGCTGTTCAAGGACGAAGTCCGCGTGCTCGGCCGCGAGCTCGGCCTGCCCGAGATCTTCGTCGGCCGCCATCCGTTCCCCGGCCCGGGCCTCGCCATCCGCATCCCCGGCGAAGTCACGCGCGAGCGCTGCGACATCCTGCGCAAGGCCGATGCGGTCTATCTCGAGGAAATCCACAACGCCGGGCTCTACGACGCGATCTGGCAGGCCTTCGCCGTGCTGCTGCCGGTCAAGACCGTCGGCGTAATGGGCGACGGCCGCACCTACGACAACGTCTGCGCACTGCGCGCCGTCACCTCGACCGACGGCATGACCGCGGACATCTATCCCTTCGACGCCGCCTTCCTCAGCCGCGTGGCGACGCGGATCATCAACGAGGTCAAGGGCATCAACCGCGTGGTCTACGACTATACGTCGAAGCCGCCCGGCACGATCGAGTGGGAATAA